A region of the Mycoplasma capricolum subsp. capricolum ATCC 27343 genome:
ATTTTAGATTCCATACTACTCCTTTTTAAATAAAAAAATAAACACTATTTTATAACATAGTGTTTGTAATGATGCTTATTGTTAATGCTATTATAAAAAATATAATTCCTAAAACCAGCATTCAAATAGAAAGAGTTTTATCTAACCCACGTTCTTTTGAATTAGAAAACAATTCTTCGTTTCCACCATTTAAAGCACTTAGTCCAGTTTGAGATTGTTTATTTTGTAATAAACCTATAGCGATCATTATAAATGCAATAATGAAAATAAAGATTTCAAAACCTAAGATTAGTTGTTGGGCTAATTTGGTTGTTGAAGCTAATAGATTTATCATAAAAACCTCCAAAATGTTACTATATAATAATATCTTAAAATAAGTTAAATTTGAATAAATACTCCTAATCATTAAATAAATATCTTTTTATTCCATAGCATAAAATTAATAAAAAATCTATTAAAAATCCTACTTTTTTAATTTCTGAAAAATGTTTTTTTAGATGAAATACTTTTTAAGTGGTTAAAAATTTACAGGCTTAAATTTATAATATAATGAGTTTACACGACAAAAAATGAAAGGATAAATTACAATGGCTAAAGAACAAAAGTATTATCAAGAATCAGTTTCACCAATTGAATTTGTTA
Encoded here:
- the secG gene encoding preprotein translocase subunit SecG, yielding MINLLASTTKLAQQLILGFEIFIFIIAFIMIAIGLLQNKQSQTGLSALNGGNEELFSNSKERGLDKTLSIWMLVLGIIFFIIALTISIITNTML